The Pseudodesulfovibrio sp. zrk46 genome contains a region encoding:
- a CDS encoding M23 family metallopeptidase: MKRFFLVLLLFILIPTSVQALDDKEPLHETLQKEHERADDKELKVRELTKKAGRISTRLSDIEHDIGMLKKKISAQEKVLNEIKINEVKARKDHFALEKEKQRIALELSGLMKTLWPVHLQNIRARFEGVDSWDMFDRRFTWLSDIYDATQGKLEEARLNSERIARNLERQRLLEEEAATQLASINKNKDRLLGNRYALRKNLKKVRRQRENVEAELSDILSSIENLKYQLQSQKTKRFDLYKRTLPWPVQGHLVKGYNPKAKPPLRGLVIRASEGASVQSVFWGKVVHNDTLRGFGHVIIVYHGYDYYSLYAYLAETYVRNGQEVEKNEPLGSVGYNPKADGPGMYFELRFHQKPINPKLWLTAKK; this comes from the coding sequence ATGAAACGATTCTTCCTTGTACTTTTACTATTTATTTTGATTCCAACGTCAGTCCAGGCGTTGGACGATAAAGAGCCTTTGCATGAAACGCTTCAGAAAGAGCATGAACGTGCTGATGACAAAGAACTGAAGGTTCGTGAATTGACGAAAAAGGCTGGCCGTATTTCCACGAGATTGTCAGATATTGAGCATGATATTGGTATGCTTAAGAAAAAGATCAGTGCTCAAGAGAAAGTGCTCAATGAAATCAAGATAAATGAAGTAAAAGCTCGTAAGGACCATTTTGCCTTAGAAAAGGAAAAACAACGTATCGCTTTGGAATTGTCTGGGCTCATGAAAACGTTATGGCCTGTGCATCTGCAGAATATTCGTGCTCGTTTTGAAGGCGTTGATAGCTGGGATATGTTTGATCGTCGCTTTACTTGGTTATCTGATATTTATGATGCGACTCAGGGGAAGCTTGAGGAAGCTCGTCTTAACTCTGAACGGATTGCGCGAAATTTGGAGCGTCAACGTTTGTTGGAAGAAGAGGCTGCGACACAACTTGCCAGCATCAACAAAAATAAAGATCGCCTTCTTGGCAATCGATACGCACTTCGTAAAAATCTCAAAAAGGTAAGACGACAGCGTGAAAACGTTGAAGCTGAACTCAGCGACATTTTGTCCTCTATTGAGAATTTGAAGTATCAATTACAGTCACAAAAAACCAAACGTTTTGACCTGTATAAACGCACTTTGCCCTGGCCTGTTCAAGGGCATCTTGTAAAAGGGTATAACCCTAAAGCCAAGCCACCTCTTCGCGGGTTAGTTATACGAGCATCAGAAGGGGCTAGTGTTCAATCTGTTTTCTGGGGCAAAGTAGTCCACAATGACACCTTGCGCGGGTTTGGGCATGTAATAATTGTATATCATGGGTATGATTATTACAGTCTTTATGCTTATTTAGCAGAGACTTATGTCCGGAATGGACAAGAGGTCGAAAAAAACGAGCCTCTTGGAAGTGTCGGTTATAATCCCAAGGCGGATGGTCCTGGAATGTATTTTGAATTGCGTTTTCACCAAAAACCAATTAACCCAAAGCTTTGGCTAACCGCTAAAAAATAG
- a CDS encoding sodium:solute symporter family protein: MEGKILGILIYLGVIFYLGYQAWKKTKQSTDYMLAGRQMNPFVLAMSYGATFVSTSAIIGFGGVSGMFGMSLLWLTFLTIFVGIFVAMVFFGKRTRRMGLALDAHTFPEFLGRRYNSKFIQQFSGVVVFVFIPVYAAAVLIGICRMLEVAFPAVSYGAWLLIVTAIVAMYVVTGGLKAVMYTDAFQGTIMAVMMLILMVTTYSLLGGVTEAHQALTDMVNMIPPKLLKGGLVGWTEGPHFQSPIGLTIYTTIIYGVGIGVLAQPQLAIRYMTVPSDRELNRAVAIGGIFILLMTGVAFTVGALSNVVFFNEFGKISIAMAGGNFDKIIPIYIDKIMPGWFSGLFLVAMFAAAMSTMSSQYHVGGTSLSRDFLEQHVKIGNSGSSMKLNRLGVTIAVIATLVWAWLLPGGVIARATAFFFGLCAASFLPIYVLGLYWKGMTKIGAKVSMVGGFASSMFWLLFIHLKEAKPIGLCQALTGKVTLVADATPMSWPWLLQWVDPNVVALPVSVALAIGVSLATRRMGEKHLEMCWNGVV, translated from the coding sequence ATGGAAGGTAAGATTCTCGGTATTCTCATATATTTGGGTGTCATTTTTTACCTCGGATACCAGGCGTGGAAAAAAACTAAACAGTCCACCGATTATATGCTGGCTGGGCGTCAGATGAATCCGTTTGTCCTTGCAATGTCTTATGGAGCAACCTTTGTTTCCACTTCTGCCATAATAGGTTTTGGTGGCGTGTCGGGCATGTTTGGCATGTCGTTGCTGTGGCTGACTTTTTTGACGATTTTCGTAGGTATCTTCGTTGCTATGGTCTTCTTTGGCAAGCGCACGCGCCGTATGGGGCTCGCACTTGATGCGCACACTTTTCCCGAGTTTCTGGGTAGGCGTTACAATTCAAAATTCATTCAGCAGTTCTCTGGTGTTGTCGTCTTTGTCTTTATTCCTGTATACGCAGCTGCTGTACTCATAGGTATTTGTCGTATGCTTGAAGTAGCTTTCCCCGCTGTCAGCTACGGCGCATGGCTTTTGATCGTGACAGCCATTGTTGCCATGTATGTAGTTACTGGTGGTCTGAAGGCAGTGATGTATACCGACGCTTTTCAAGGTACAATTATGGCCGTCATGATGCTTATTCTTATGGTTACCACTTACTCTCTGCTGGGTGGAGTTACCGAAGCGCATCAAGCCTTGACGGATATGGTGAACATGATTCCTCCCAAGCTGCTCAAGGGCGGGTTGGTTGGATGGACTGAAGGACCTCACTTTCAATCGCCCATCGGACTGACTATCTACACTACAATTATATATGGTGTCGGAATCGGAGTTTTGGCTCAACCGCAGCTTGCCATCCGATATATGACTGTTCCTTCTGATCGCGAACTGAATCGTGCTGTAGCGATAGGTGGTATTTTTATTTTGCTCATGACTGGTGTCGCCTTCACCGTAGGGGCGCTGTCAAACGTTGTGTTTTTTAATGAATTCGGAAAGATCTCTATCGCTATGGCTGGTGGTAACTTCGATAAAATTATTCCCATTTACATCGATAAGATCATGCCCGGTTGGTTTTCCGGTCTTTTCCTTGTGGCAATGTTTGCGGCAGCCATGTCTACCATGAGCTCTCAGTACCATGTGGGTGGAACTTCCCTTTCCCGAGACTTTTTGGAGCAGCATGTAAAAATCGGCAACAGCGGTTCTTCCATGAAGCTGAATCGTCTTGGCGTTACCATTGCGGTCATCGCCACTCTTGTCTGGGCTTGGTTGTTGCCAGGTGGTGTTATCGCACGCGCCACGGCTTTCTTCTTTGGTCTTTGCGCAGCCTCCTTTCTCCCCATCTACGTTTTGGGGCTTTATTGGAAAGGCATGACTAAAATAGGAGCAAAGGTCTCTATGGTCGGTGGGTTTGCTTCTTCGATGTTCTGGCTGCTCTTCATCCACCTCAAAGAAGCAAAGCCGATAGGCCTGTGTCAGGCTCTGACTGGCAAGGTAACTCTGGTGGCCGATGCAACTCCAATGTCATGGCCATGGCTGCTCCAGTGGGTTGATCCCAATGTGGTCGCCCTGCCCGTATCTGTCGCATTGGCCATAGGCGTTAGCCTTGCCACTCGACGTATGGGTGAAAAACACCTCGAAATGTGCTGGAACGGCGTGGTATAA
- a CDS encoding glutamine amidotransferase family protein: MKAPERYYDFEKDISGCGIFGVINKKRGLIPGDMPIQAMACMHDRGNGLGGGFAAYGIYPEHADHYAFHLMYDDDAVIERTEKLLRHYFDMHHYEPIPTRRVLAIPNPPTFNRYFVTVPERPLNEYAELPEEDYIVAVVMKINTTINGAFVVSSGKNMGAFKGVGFPEEIADLFRLEEYKAYIWTGHNRFPTNTPGWWGGAHPFTILNWSIVHNGEISSYGINRRYLCEHDYLCTMMTDTEVVAYELDLLIRKHGLSWEMAAKCFAPPFWDEIERMDKEDQELYKTLRATYGPGMLNGPFAILVADNNRLMGLNDRIKLRPLLVAEKDDMVFMSSEESAVRDVCPELDRVWMPKAGEPVIVDLED, encoded by the coding sequence ATGAAAGCGCCTGAAAGATATTACGATTTCGAGAAGGATATATCCGGCTGTGGTATATTCGGCGTCATTAACAAAAAGAGAGGGTTGATCCCCGGCGACATGCCCATCCAAGCCATGGCCTGTATGCACGATCGTGGCAACGGCCTGGGAGGAGGGTTTGCAGCCTACGGAATCTATCCTGAGCACGCCGACCATTATGCTTTTCACTTGATGTATGATGATGACGCAGTCATCGAAAGGACTGAAAAGCTGCTACGCCACTACTTCGACATGCATCATTACGAGCCAATTCCAACTCGTCGAGTGCTTGCAATTCCCAATCCGCCGACCTTCAACCGTTACTTTGTCACTGTACCAGAACGTCCACTTAACGAGTACGCGGAATTACCAGAAGAAGATTACATTGTTGCTGTAGTCATGAAGATAAACACCACTATAAACGGTGCGTTCGTTGTATCTTCAGGTAAAAATATGGGCGCCTTCAAAGGTGTTGGTTTTCCCGAAGAGATAGCCGATCTTTTCAGACTGGAAGAGTACAAGGCTTACATATGGACTGGCCACAATCGATTCCCAACCAACACCCCCGGTTGGTGGGGCGGGGCACATCCGTTCACTATCCTAAACTGGTCCATTGTACACAATGGCGAGATATCTTCATACGGCATCAACCGTCGCTACTTGTGCGAACACGACTACCTGTGCACCATGATGACTGACACGGAAGTCGTAGCATACGAACTCGACCTGCTCATTAGAAAACACGGCCTATCCTGGGAGATGGCAGCCAAATGCTTTGCGCCGCCATTCTGGGACGAAATTGAGCGCATGGATAAAGAAGATCAGGAGTTGTACAAAACCCTGCGCGCGACCTATGGTCCAGGTATGCTTAATGGTCCATTTGCCATTCTCGTTGCAGACAACAATCGTTTGATGGGGCTCAACGACCGAATCAAGTTGCGCCCGCTGCTGGTAGCCGAGAAAGACGACATGGTTTTCATGTCAAGTGAAGAATCCGCCGTTCGCGATGTCTGTCCCGAATTGGATCGAGTCTGGATGCCCAAGGCAGGTGAACCCGTTATCGTGGACCTGGAGGACTAA
- a CDS encoding FAD-dependent oxidoreductase, which yields MKYVIIGNGIASIGAIEGIRKVDAKNEILVIGAEDSPAYGRPLISYLLAGKITPDRLALRPQEFYEKSNVSLKLGTTVTDINTSAKTVQTDKGESIEFENLLIATGGIPFTPPIPGSEGSDVYNFTNLKHAQTLISKAKEIRRAVVIGGGLIGLKAGESLFDRGVDVTILELSPRILSLAFDENAASLASSRLKEVGLHVRCGVSAKEIQRDAEGNLKGVHLTDGDFLQCDVVVIAIGVVPNYNLAKDSGIKVDRGIHVDDHMRTSAEGIFAAGDVAQAKDLLFGDDRVIPIWTNAYNQGFCAGKNMTGTAIEFSGSLAMNSISFYGLPTISVGTVNPPDGDDSYEVAVSLDEKKKSYRKLVFQNDRIVGYVLVGDIDMAGMYTAFVKFQMKVPQDAKKQILAGEPDVLMWPDDFFKETWNPGWEEQD from the coding sequence ATGAAATACGTAATCATAGGCAACGGTATCGCCTCCATCGGAGCCATCGAAGGCATTCGCAAGGTTGATGCCAAAAACGAAATCCTGGTCATTGGAGCAGAAGATTCTCCGGCGTACGGTCGTCCACTGATCTCCTATCTACTGGCAGGTAAGATCACCCCGGATCGCCTAGCCCTTCGGCCTCAAGAGTTCTACGAGAAATCCAATGTATCCTTAAAACTTGGGACCACCGTCACCGATATCAATACTTCTGCCAAGACCGTGCAGACCGACAAGGGCGAGTCCATTGAGTTCGAAAACTTGCTCATCGCCACCGGAGGTATTCCATTTACTCCTCCTATTCCAGGCTCTGAAGGTTCGGATGTCTATAATTTTACCAATCTGAAGCATGCTCAAACCCTAATCTCTAAAGCAAAGGAGATCAGAAGGGCGGTTGTCATAGGTGGTGGTCTTATTGGTCTAAAAGCCGGTGAATCCCTATTTGATCGTGGCGTAGACGTGACTATCCTTGAACTATCCCCAAGAATATTGAGTCTCGCCTTTGATGAAAATGCAGCCTCTTTGGCAAGCTCCCGTCTTAAAGAAGTGGGGTTACATGTTCGTTGCGGTGTTTCTGCCAAGGAAATTCAACGTGATGCGGAAGGCAACCTTAAAGGGGTGCATCTGACTGACGGCGATTTCCTCCAGTGTGACGTTGTCGTCATCGCAATCGGTGTCGTGCCCAACTACAATTTAGCCAAAGATTCTGGAATAAAAGTCGACCGCGGCATCCATGTGGATGATCATATGCGCACCAGCGCCGAAGGAATTTTCGCAGCAGGAGACGTGGCCCAGGCGAAGGATCTATTGTTTGGCGATGACCGAGTTATTCCAATTTGGACCAACGCATACAACCAGGGCTTCTGCGCAGGCAAGAACATGACAGGCACAGCCATTGAGTTCTCCGGCAGTCTGGCTATGAATTCCATCAGCTTTTATGGCCTGCCAACAATATCAGTAGGCACTGTAAATCCACCAGATGGCGATGACTCCTATGAGGTCGCCGTGTCCCTTGATGAGAAGAAGAAAAGCTACCGCAAACTCGTGTTCCAGAACGATAGGATCGTTGGGTATGTACTGGTAGGCGACATCGATATGGCTGGCATGTACACTGCCTTCGTGAAGTTCCAGATGAAAGTACCCCAAGACGCTAAGAAGCAAATCCTGGCAGGAGAGCCTGACGTTCTCATGTGGCCTGATGATTTCTTCAAGGAAACCTGGAATCCCGGCTGGGAAGAACAGGACTAG
- a CDS encoding aspartate aminotransferase family protein: protein MSNKFDEIKERESNLLCNTYGRYPLAVSKAKGCKLYDLDGEEYLDFLSGIAVCSLGHSRDDLADVMAEQARQLVHVSNLFYQEPQLQLAEKLLSTCAAGKIFFSNSGAEANEGAIKLARRYMRTVREEDRYEIITLEKSFHGRTLSTLTATGQTGPIKDGFSPLPEGFVTVPFGNVNALRGAIGKNTAAIMIEMVQGEGGVRPLPSDYVNDIVALCKENGLLLIVDEVQTGVCRTGRFWAHQHYGIVPDIFTSAKALANGLPIGAVLCSDEVAKGFSPGSHATTFGGGGVVSAVASKVVDIMLEEKMAERAFEMGSFAAEEAEKLRAKHPDKIVGTRGLGLLFGIELSFPGNDVWKSLLDQKMVCNLTQGTILRLVPPLTIEKENIRTFMASLDSILETIEI, encoded by the coding sequence ATGAGCAATAAGTTCGATGAAATAAAAGAGAGGGAGAGCAACCTCCTTTGCAATACATATGGTCGGTATCCTCTGGCTGTATCCAAAGCCAAAGGATGTAAATTATATGATTTGGACGGTGAAGAATACCTTGATTTTCTTTCTGGGATCGCCGTCTGCAGTCTCGGTCACAGTCGTGATGATTTGGCTGATGTTATGGCCGAACAAGCACGGCAATTAGTGCATGTGAGTAATCTTTTTTATCAGGAGCCTCAGTTGCAGTTGGCGGAAAAGCTGCTTTCTACCTGTGCTGCTGGTAAAATTTTCTTTTCCAATTCTGGAGCAGAGGCCAACGAAGGGGCGATCAAGTTGGCCCGTCGTTATATGCGGACAGTCCGTGAAGAAGATCGTTATGAGATAATAACTCTCGAAAAGTCTTTTCATGGTAGAACGCTGTCGACCCTGACAGCAACAGGTCAGACTGGACCAATAAAAGATGGTTTTAGTCCTTTACCCGAGGGGTTTGTCACAGTGCCGTTTGGCAACGTCAATGCCCTGCGCGGAGCTATTGGTAAGAATACTGCCGCTATCATGATCGAAATGGTTCAAGGAGAAGGTGGCGTACGCCCTCTGCCTTCAGATTACGTCAATGATATAGTAGCATTATGTAAGGAAAACGGCTTGTTGCTCATCGTGGATGAGGTTCAGACTGGCGTATGTCGTACTGGCCGTTTTTGGGCACATCAGCATTATGGAATTGTGCCGGATATTTTTACTTCAGCTAAGGCGCTAGCCAACGGTCTACCCATAGGGGCTGTTCTCTGTTCGGACGAAGTAGCTAAAGGTTTTAGCCCTGGTTCCCATGCGACCACTTTTGGTGGCGGCGGTGTTGTTTCCGCTGTTGCCAGTAAGGTCGTGGACATTATGCTGGAAGAGAAGATGGCGGAGCGTGCATTTGAAATGGGTAGTTTCGCCGCAGAAGAAGCTGAAAAGCTTCGTGCCAAGCATCCCGATAAGATCGTGGGCACACGTGGGCTTGGATTGCTTTTCGGTATTGAACTTTCTTTTCCGGGTAATGACGTTTGGAAGTCATTGCTTGACCAAAAGATGGTTTGCAATCTGACTCAGGGGACCATATTGCGCTTAGTGCCGCCCCTAACGATAGAAAAAGAAAATATCCGTACATTTATGGCTTCTCTGGACTCTATCTTGGAGACCATTGAGATATAG
- a CDS encoding glutamate synthase-related protein, with product MLFQPVNKNYHEFCIDRDKDLCIDCQVCVRQCSYEAHFWDEARQKVAHDNTKCIGCHRCEALCPTAALNIRNKPSDFRTNNLWRPVFLQNIYKQADTGGVLLAGMGSPVDIPVYWDRMLLDASQVTNPSIDPLREPMELKTFLGAKPKKVEIETDKNGKPNLKTKLTPQIELDVPIMFAAMSFGAINFNLHRAMARAATETGTAYNTGEGGLHKSLYKYGKNTIVQVASGRFGVHLDYLKAGCGIEIKVGQGAKPGIGGHLPGEKINDKVSETRMVPIGSDAISPAPHHDIYSIEDLLQLIYALKEASEYKVPVSVKIAAVHNVAAIASGIARAGADIITVDGMRGGTGAAPAMIRDNVGIPLELALAQVDQRLRDEGIRNNVSIVAAGGIRCAGDVIKAIALGADAVYIGTATLIAVGCTICGRCYTGKCPWGIATNDPKLSKRQNPDIAAKKLSNLIRAWGHEIEEMLGGMGLNSIESLRGNRDKLRGVGLSDTELDILGIKHAGR from the coding sequence TTGCTGTTCCAACCCGTCAATAAAAACTATCACGAGTTTTGCATTGACCGTGACAAAGACCTGTGCATCGATTGCCAGGTTTGTGTCCGACAGTGTTCCTATGAGGCCCATTTCTGGGATGAAGCTCGCCAGAAAGTGGCACATGACAATACGAAATGTATTGGCTGTCATCGCTGCGAGGCTCTGTGTCCAACTGCTGCGCTGAACATTCGCAACAAACCATCCGACTTCAGGACCAACAATCTGTGGCGGCCGGTATTTCTGCAGAACATTTACAAACAGGCCGACACAGGTGGTGTGCTACTGGCTGGCATGGGGTCGCCCGTTGACATTCCGGTTTACTGGGACCGCATGCTTCTGGACGCAAGCCAGGTCACTAATCCTTCTATTGATCCACTTCGCGAACCGATGGAACTCAAGACCTTCCTTGGAGCCAAACCCAAAAAGGTTGAAATTGAAACAGATAAGAATGGCAAGCCTAATCTCAAGACGAAACTGACACCCCAAATCGAATTAGACGTACCTATCATGTTTGCGGCGATGTCATTCGGAGCAATCAACTTCAATTTACACCGAGCCATGGCACGCGCCGCAACTGAAACCGGCACAGCGTACAACACTGGTGAGGGCGGCCTGCACAAGTCCCTCTATAAATACGGCAAAAACACCATTGTTCAGGTTGCTTCCGGTCGATTTGGCGTACATCTTGATTACCTTAAAGCTGGTTGCGGCATCGAAATCAAGGTTGGTCAAGGAGCCAAGCCCGGCATCGGCGGCCATTTACCAGGTGAAAAAATCAACGACAAAGTGTCTGAAACACGCATGGTTCCTATCGGTTCCGACGCAATTTCACCCGCACCACACCACGACATTTACTCAATTGAGGATCTCTTACAGCTTATCTATGCGTTAAAGGAGGCCTCGGAATACAAGGTTCCTGTCTCTGTTAAGATCGCAGCAGTCCATAACGTGGCCGCTATCGCTTCCGGTATTGCCCGTGCTGGCGCTGACATCATTACAGTAGACGGCATGCGCGGTGGCACAGGCGCCGCTCCGGCCATGATTCGTGATAACGTAGGTATCCCCCTCGAACTTGCCTTGGCACAAGTGGACCAACGTCTACGCGACGAAGGCATTCGCAATAACGTTTCCATAGTTGCAGCTGGTGGTATCCGTTGCGCAGGCGACGTCATCAAGGCCATAGCTCTTGGCGCAGACGCCGTGTATATCGGTACAGCAACCTTGATCGCTGTAGGCTGTACAATTTGTGGACGCTGCTACACTGGTAAATGTCCCTGGGGCATTGCAACGAACGACCCCAAGCTTTCCAAACGACAAAATCCCGACATTGCAGCCAAGAAACTGTCCAACTTAATTCGTGCTTGGGGACATGAGATCGAAGAAATGCTAGGCGGCATGGGACTTAACTCTATTGAATCACTGCGGGGGAACCGTGACAAACTGCGCGGCGTAGGCCTTTCTGATACTGAACTCGACATTCTCGGCATCAAGCATGCTGGTCGCTAA
- a CDS encoding endonuclease III domain-containing protein, with protein MGNSKVLIEMYETMSESLGPSNWWPGDSPFEIAVGAILVQNTNWANVEKAIDNLKSRHLLSAQAMHEMPSCDLVELIRPAGYFNIKAKRLVNFLEFLRNEVDYEIEGLKVQGLDELRPKMLEVNGIGPETADAILLYALEKPSFVVDAYTFRMMGRHGLAWENMNYHDLQALFMDALPEDVALYNEYHALIVRVGKEWCKKKCGLCENCPLNSFLN; from the coding sequence ATGGGCAACTCTAAAGTTCTCATCGAAATGTATGAAACAATGAGCGAGTCTCTGGGCCCCAGCAACTGGTGGCCTGGGGATTCGCCTTTTGAAATTGCTGTCGGTGCGATTCTTGTTCAGAACACCAACTGGGCTAATGTCGAAAAAGCAATCGATAACCTTAAGTCAAGGCATCTTCTTTCAGCTCAAGCAATGCATGAAATGCCTTCGTGCGATCTGGTCGAACTCATTCGTCCTGCTGGGTATTTCAACATTAAGGCAAAGAGACTTGTCAATTTTCTTGAATTTTTAAGAAATGAAGTTGATTACGAGATAGAAGGTTTGAAAGTTCAAGGCTTGGATGAGCTTAGGCCAAAGATGCTTGAAGTTAATGGGATTGGACCAGAAACAGCTGACGCCATCCTTTTGTATGCATTGGAGAAGCCGTCGTTTGTTGTAGATGCCTACACCTTTCGTATGATGGGCCGTCATGGATTGGCATGGGAGAATATGAATTACCATGATCTTCAAGCCCTTTTCATGGACGCATTGCCTGAAGATGTGGCACTGTACAATGAATATCATGCCCTCATCGTTCGTGTTGGCAAAGAATGGTGTAAAAAAAAATGCGGATTATGTGAAAATTGTCCGCTCAACTCTTTTCTCAATTGA
- a CDS encoding symporter small accessory protein, whose translation MMLGFGSMEIALAYWLSIGATVLCVVYGIVNWNESGESSDVKPPQEDA comes from the coding sequence ATGATGTTGGGTTTCGGGAGTATGGAGATCGCACTGGCCTACTGGCTTAGTATTGGTGCCACAGTATTGTGCGTCGTTTACGGAATTGTGAATTGGAACGAATCGGGTGAATCTTCTGATGTAAAGCCGCCCCAGGAGGATGCGTAG
- a CDS encoding 4Fe-4S dicluster domain-containing protein, whose product MKRVYPDKEYCIGCHLCELACITAHSKSKDLIVAYREERTKDGLNSCKKVFEKGDTCVAISCRHCDEPSCIAACISGGLHKDPETGRTVYDREKCVGCWSCLMACPYGAIKRHPTESKIIKCDLCSDRKEGPACVAACPNLALKFEERD is encoded by the coding sequence ATGAAAAGAGTCTATCCGGACAAAGAATACTGCATCGGTTGCCATCTCTGCGAGTTGGCCTGCATCACAGCTCACTCCAAAAGCAAGGACCTGATTGTTGCCTACCGAGAAGAACGCACAAAGGACGGCCTGAACTCCTGCAAAAAGGTCTTCGAGAAGGGGGATACCTGTGTGGCCATTTCCTGCCGTCACTGTGACGAACCCTCCTGCATTGCCGCCTGTATCTCCGGTGGCCTTCATAAAGACCCTGAAACAGGACGCACGGTCTATGACCGTGAAAAATGCGTAGGTTGCTGGTCTTGCCTCATGGCTTGCCCCTACGGGGCCATTAAGCGCCATCCAACAGAAAGCAAGATCATAAAATGTGACCTCTGCTCAGACAGGAAGGAAGGCCCGGCCTGCGTTGCAGCCTGCCCAAACTTGGCTCTCAAATTCGAAGAACGCGACTAG
- the dut gene encoding dUTP diphosphatase → MRNIDVNVKFLHEVWKENELAYATEHSAGLDLRACIDTEELEIGSGEKVAIPAGISIEILEKSVAAYVFSRSGLGTKEGLTVSQGVGVIDPDYRGEIKVSLLNTSGEKRRIKRGQRIAQLVFMPIFQGVIRPVDELGETDRGAGGFGSTGKL, encoded by the coding sequence ATGAGAAATATTGATGTGAACGTGAAGTTCCTGCACGAAGTTTGGAAAGAAAATGAACTGGCTTATGCTACCGAGCATTCTGCTGGACTTGACTTGCGTGCTTGCATCGACACCGAAGAACTGGAGATCGGTTCCGGTGAAAAAGTGGCCATCCCTGCTGGTATTTCAATTGAAATTCTTGAGAAAAGTGTTGCGGCCTATGTCTTTTCCCGTAGTGGTCTTGGCACTAAGGAAGGTTTGACTGTCAGCCAAGGCGTGGGGGTTATTGATCCTGACTACCGGGGCGAGATAAAAGTATCACTGCTCAATACTTCCGGAGAGAAGCGACGAATCAAGCGCGGTCAGCGCATTGCACAGCTTGTTTTTATGCCTATCTTTCAGGGTGTCATACGCCCTGTTGATGAACTCGGTGAAACCGATCGCGGTGCGGGAGGTTTCGGATCCACCGGAAAGCTATAA
- the prmA gene encoding 50S ribosomal protein L11 methyltransferase gives MSTLLKIEFSLVEEKADEAGVFIATKVPHGWEETPIEGGRKFTIFLEDHPLGMEMIRDFQSRFPGIDIKHSEQESEDWAVAWKDFFNPVNCGETFKILPPWLEDEEDNGTTHIVIEPKMAFGTGHHPTTSLCLATIGELAQKGAIKEGQDFLDLGTGSGILAIGLCKLGLKGTGLDIDPQAIVCAVENVEKNKVSDDVNLAVGSIESVAKELQFDLLVANILSGPLIEMAVDITSHVKLGGSLVLSGILAGPQGDAVVEAYERRGIGHPERFQDGEWECLVWEKVGV, from the coding sequence ATGTCCACTCTGCTCAAGATTGAATTCTCTCTTGTCGAAGAAAAGGCTGATGAAGCTGGCGTATTCATTGCCACGAAGGTTCCTCACGGTTGGGAGGAAACCCCTATTGAAGGTGGCCGCAAATTCACTATTTTTTTGGAGGATCATCCGTTGGGAATGGAGATGATTCGTGATTTCCAATCTCGTTTTCCCGGAATAGACATCAAGCATTCGGAACAGGAGTCAGAAGATTGGGCTGTTGCCTGGAAGGATTTCTTCAATCCTGTAAATTGTGGGGAAACTTTCAAAATTTTACCGCCCTGGCTTGAAGATGAAGAAGATAATGGGACAACACATATTGTCATCGAACCTAAAATGGCATTTGGAACTGGTCACCACCCCACTACCTCCTTGTGTCTTGCGACTATTGGTGAACTTGCCCAAAAGGGAGCTATCAAAGAAGGTCAAGATTTTTTGGATCTTGGCACTGGATCTGGTATTCTTGCCATTGGATTGTGCAAATTAGGCTTGAAGGGAACTGGTCTTGATATTGATCCGCAAGCAATTGTTTGTGCTGTCGAAAATGTTGAAAAGAATAAAGTTTCTGATGACGTCAATCTAGCTGTTGGTTCCATAGAAAGTGTTGCAAAAGAACTTCAGTTTGATTTGTTGGTTGCCAATATTTTATCTGGTCCACTCATTGAGATGGCAGTAGATATTACTTCTCACGTTAAGCTTGGAGGTAGCTTGGTTCTGTCTGGTATTCTGGCAGGCCCTCAAGGTGATGCAGTAGTGGAGGCCTACGAAAGGCGTGGCATAGGACACCCTGAACGCTTCCAAGATGGCGAATGGGAATGCTTGGTGTGGGAGAAAGTCGGAGTGTAA